One window from the genome of Haladaptatus paucihalophilus DX253 encodes:
- a CDS encoding DUF7331 family protein, with protein sequence MTDRAPNEIEYSEYEDEYGTVAMFYDPENHQAWIRSSTTVSVRP encoded by the coding sequence ATGACTGACCGAGCACCTAACGAGATAGAATACAGCGAATACGAGGACGAATACGGAACCGTGGCGATGTTCTACGACCCGGAGAATCACCAGGCGTGGATTCGCTCCAGCACGACGGTTTCGGTGCGACCATAA